From the Platichthys flesus chromosome 6, fPlaFle2.1, whole genome shotgun sequence genome, one window contains:
- the il34 gene encoding interleukin-34, translating into MIQLSTSVYLLGGLLGLCLLEPVLTALTPASMCTPLKTLNDSLSHRRRYMKHNFPINYSIRVHQKEIFKLSNIRRMKLQVEGLDELVLQRLWFQVNQGVLKKIIRMMAERHPSRPYTAELERRFRDAEGVFVDSHPAEVFQKELPETIQDIWDCLTEEPERVPETSWKFATPKSLLDNFCQTMYCLFSDCFASDGVQQDYCGVFHRKKGRKKDES; encoded by the exons ATGATCCAACTGTCCACCTCAGTCTACCTGCTAGGAGGCCTTTTAG GCCTGTGTCTGCTTGAACCTGTTCTGACGGCCCTTACGCCAGCCAGCATGTGCACGCCCTTAAAGACACTCAACGACAGCCTCAGCCACAGACGACGGTACATG AAGCACaacttccccatcaactacagCATCAGGGTTCATCAGAAGGAAATCTTCAAACTGTCAAACATCCGCAGAATG AAGTTGCAGGTGGAGGGATTGGATGAGCTGGTTCTCCAGAGGCTGTGGTTCCAGGTCAATCAAGGAGTGTTAAAAAAG ATCATCCGGATGATGGCGGAGAGACATCCTTCGCGGCCATACACCGCTGAGCTGGAGCGACGGTTCAGGGACGCTGAGGGAGTCTTTGTGGACTCGCATCCCGCTGAG gtgttccAGAAAGAGCTTCCAGAGACAATCCAGGACATTTGGGATTGTTTAACAGAGGAGCCTGAACGAGTGCCGGAGACCAGCTGGAAGTTCGCTACTCCAAAATCCCTCTTAGACAACTTCTGCCAAACCATGTACTGCCTCTTCAGCGACTGCTTTGCCAGCGACGGAGTGCAGCAGGACT ACTGTGGCGTTTTCCATCGGAAGAAAGGCCGAAAGAAAGACGAAAGCTGA